From a region of the Macrobrachium rosenbergii isolate ZJJX-2024 chromosome 24, ASM4041242v1, whole genome shotgun sequence genome:
- the LOC136851720 gene encoding uncharacterized protein: METSEEQRRAFIRMHNNNVSARDIASIFGVNKSTVTKWIQRHRETQMLKDKPRLGQPPCTTPDEDNKIVEAARQQPIITAVAIKHQIGCDAGGQVIRKTLHASGIHHRAPAIKPGLSQAHKDERLGFALEYYAADAEFWSKVIFCDEKTFSTDTHGRAQCWRLNNTR, encoded by the coding sequence ATGGAAACTTCCGAAGAACAACGAAGAGCTTTCATCAGAATGCACAACAACAACGTGAGTGCCAGAGATATAGCCAGTATATTCGGTGTAAACAAAAGCACTGTTACAAAGTGGATTCAGCGTCATAGAGAAACACAGATGCTTAAAGACAAACCGAGGTTAGGACAACCACCCTGCACCACACCTGATGAGGATAACAAAATAGTTGAAGCAGCTCGACAACAACCAATAATTACAGCTGTAGCTATTAAACACCAAATTGGGTGTGATGCTGGAGGGCAGGTAATAAGGAAAACTCTGCATGCTTCAGGCATACACCATAGAGCACCTGCTATCAAGCCTGGATTATCTCAAGCGCATAAAGATGAGAGGTTGGGTTTTGCTCTAGAATACTACGCTGCTGATGCCGAGTTCTGGAGCAAAGTCATTTTTTGTgacgaaaaaacattttcaacagaCACTCATGGAAGAGCACAATGCTGGCGCTTGAACAACACAAGGTAA